Below is a window of Magnetospirillum sp. WYHS-4 DNA.
TCACGCCAGGCCTTGGTTTCGCACCCAGGCCCAGGTCTCGTCCAGGGCGCGCCCGAAGCGCGCCAGGATCTCGTCGATCTCCGCTTCGCTCGCCACCAGGGGCGGCGAAAAGGCGATGCTATCCCCCAAGGCCCGCAGGATCAAGCCGCCTGCCTGGGCGTGGCGCACCAAGGTGGCGCCGACGCCCTGGGTCGGATCGAAGGATTCCCGGCTCGCCTTGTCCCGCACCAGTTCCACCGCGCCCACCAACCCCACCCCCCGGACATCGCCCACCATGGGGTGGTCCGCGAAGCGCCCGAGACCGTCTTGCAGCCGCGGCGCCAGGGCGCGGACGTGGTCCAGGATATTGAGATCGTCATAAATTTTCAACGTCTCCAGGGCCACCGCCGCCGATACCGGATGGCCGCCGTAGGTGTAGCCGTGCCCGAAGATGCCGATCTTCGCGCTTTCCTCCACCATGGCCTGCCAGATGGGTTCCGATATCAGCAGGGCGGAGATTGGCGCATAGCCCGACGACAGCGCCTTGGCCGTGGTCAAGAGATCGGGCTTCAGGTCGAAGGTCTGGCTGCCCCAGCGGTTGCCGGTGCGCCCGAAGCCGCAGATCACCTCGTCGACGACGAACAGCACGTCGTACTTCTTCAGGACGGCCTGCACCTTGGCGAAATAGCCGGCGGGCGGCACGATGACCCCGCCGGCGCCCATCACCGGCTCGGCGAAGAAGGCGGCCACCGTGTCGGGGCCTTCCTTGAGGATCATCGCCTCCAGTTCTTCCGCCAGGCGGGTGGCGAAGGCCTCCTCGGTTTCGGCGGGGCGGCCGAAGCGATAGTGATGCGGGCAGCCCGCATGCAGGATGCCGGCAATGGGCAGGTCGAAGTCGCGGTGGTTGGCGGGCAGGCCGGTCAGGCTGCCGGTGGCCACCGTGACCCCGTGGTAGGCCTTGTGGCGGGAAACGATCTTCTTCTTGGCCGGCCGGCCGCGGGCGTTGTTGTAGTACCAGATCAGCTTGACCGCGGTGTCGTTGGATTCCGAGCCCGAGCCGGCGAACAGCACCTTGGACATGGGAACCGGGGCCAGGTCCAGCAGGCGTTCGGCCAGTTCCACCGTCACGTCCGGCACCCGGCCGGA
It encodes the following:
- a CDS encoding aspartate aminotransferase family protein, with the protein product MTSPARPIGDRDVACLAHPYTNLKTHAATGPLVIGRGQGIRIYDQAGKEYIEAMAGLWCTSLGWGQERLVEAAAQAMRRLSFYHSFSGRVPDVTVELAERLLDLAPVPMSKVLFAGSGSESNDTAVKLIWYYNNARGRPAKKKIVSRHKAYHGVTVATGSLTGLPANHRDFDLPIAGILHAGCPHHYRFGRPAETEEAFATRLAEELEAMILKEGPDTVAAFFAEPVMGAGGVIVPPAGYFAKVQAVLKKYDVLFVVDEVICGFGRTGNRWGSQTFDLKPDLLTTAKALSSGYAPISALLISEPIWQAMVEESAKIGIFGHGYTYGGHPVSAAVALETLKIYDDLNILDHVRALAPRLQDGLGRFADHPMVGDVRGVGLVGAVELVRDKASRESFDPTQGVGATLVRHAQAGGLILRALGDSIAFSPPLVASEAEIDEILARFGRALDETWAWVRNQGLA